Proteins encoded together in one Kutzneria kofuensis window:
- a CDS encoding TetR/AcrR family transcriptional regulator produces the protein MTVQQRRERDRAKRQELIVRTARELAEAEGWDAVTTRRLSERIEYSQPVLYSHFANKDAIVTAVAEQGIVELSAAIKTARRKHVERYDLLRAVAVAYLDFAAANPALYEAMFTLDVGLRFAQPDSPPALREAFAQLAATFDTLVEDPAEVGTFTEVAWAALHGLATLTRAGRLSDGHHDARIDLLITRLLA, from the coding sequence GTGACCGTGCAGCAGCGGCGCGAGCGGGACCGCGCGAAACGGCAGGAACTGATCGTCCGGACGGCTCGGGAGCTGGCCGAGGCCGAGGGCTGGGACGCGGTGACCACGCGTCGGCTGTCGGAGCGGATCGAGTACAGCCAGCCGGTGCTGTACAGCCACTTCGCCAACAAGGACGCCATCGTCACCGCCGTCGCCGAACAGGGCATCGTCGAACTGTCGGCGGCCATCAAGACGGCGCGGCGCAAGCACGTCGAGCGCTACGACCTGCTGCGGGCCGTCGCCGTCGCCTACCTCGACTTCGCCGCGGCCAACCCCGCGCTCTACGAGGCGATGTTCACTCTCGACGTCGGCCTGCGCTTCGCCCAGCCCGACTCGCCGCCGGCGCTGCGCGAGGCGTTCGCCCAGTTGGCGGCCACCTTCGACACGCTGGTCGAGGACCCGGCCGAGGTCGGCACCTTCACCGAGGTCGCCTGGGCCGCCCTGCACGGCCTGGCCACGCTGACCCGCGCCGGCCGGCTCTCCGATGGCCACCACGACGCCCGGATCGACCTGCTCATCACCCGGTTGCTGGCATGA
- a CDS encoding SDR family oxidoreductase: protein MRSKIVVTGGTGRLGQVVVERLADRGCEVQSISRRNTTVSVDLRKGTNIDQAIEGARAIVHCATTNGRGDIVATRNLIEAAKRAGGPHLVYISIVGVERVPMPYYRAKLAVEREIAESGLPWTILRTTQFHELVAQILGLAARLPVMPLPAGFRFQPIDATDVADRLTGLALGAPAGRVADMGGPQILDVRQLARTYLMLTGKRRPLLSVPVPGAIARGYREGHHLAPDHAVGRRTFEEFLAG from the coding sequence ATGAGAAGCAAGATCGTCGTCACGGGCGGCACCGGCCGGCTCGGACAGGTGGTGGTCGAGCGGCTGGCCGACCGGGGCTGCGAGGTGCAGTCGATCAGCCGCCGCAACACGACGGTCTCGGTCGACCTGCGCAAAGGGACGAACATCGATCAGGCCATCGAGGGAGCCCGGGCGATCGTGCACTGCGCGACGACGAACGGGCGCGGGGACATCGTGGCGACCCGGAACCTGATCGAGGCGGCGAAGCGGGCCGGCGGGCCGCACCTGGTCTACATCTCGATCGTGGGCGTCGAGCGGGTGCCGATGCCGTACTACCGGGCGAAGCTGGCGGTGGAGCGGGAGATCGCGGAATCCGGACTGCCGTGGACGATTCTGCGCACGACCCAGTTCCACGAACTCGTCGCGCAGATCCTGGGCCTGGCCGCCCGGCTGCCGGTGATGCCGCTGCCGGCGGGCTTCCGATTCCAGCCGATCGACGCGACCGATGTCGCCGACCGGCTGACCGGGCTGGCCCTCGGCGCGCCGGCCGGCCGGGTGGCGGACATGGGCGGGCCGCAGATCCTGGACGTGCGGCAGCTGGCCCGCACCTACCTGATGCTCACGGGCAAGCGCCGGCCGCTGCTGTCGGTCCCGGTGCCGGGCGCCATCGCCCGTGGCTATCGGGAGGGCCACCACCTGGCCCCCGACCACGCCGTCGGCCGCCGCACCTTCGAGGAGTTCCTGGCCGGATAA